ACAGTGTCACCAACAGCAACCAACAAGTTACCAGGCTTACCGATGTGCTGTTTTACCGGAAGAACGATTTCTTCAGGAAGCCTTGCATGCACGATATCAGTAGTATTCGACTGTTTCTTGTTTTCAGCAGGGTGCACACCGCCCGGGAAGTTCCAAATAGAGCCCGCGCGAATTTGTTCAATTAAAGAGATCATACTAACCCTACGCCTTAGGCTCTGACGCGGTCGCATCAGTCGCTTGGTTAGTGATATCAGTAACAGGAATGATGTTCATCTGCCATTTCCAATTTTCAGTCGTTGTTGCCACTGGAATCATTTCGATACAGTCAGTAGGGCATGGTGCAACACATAGGTCACAGCCTGTACATTCATCTTTGATGACGGTGTGCAGCGCCTTGGTGCCACCAACAATGGCGTCAACAGGGCAGGCTTGAATACACTTGGTACAGCCGATACACATATCTTCGTGAATGAAGGCAACGGTTTTTACTTTGTTATCTAAGTCATGAGCGGAGTCTTCAACTTCTACGCCCATTAAATCTGCTAACTTCTCAATGGTTGCTTGGCCGCCCGGAGGACATTTGTTGATCTTGTCTCCGTTAGCGATCGCCTCTGCGTAT
This region of Vibrio sp. BS-M-Sm-2 genomic DNA includes:
- the rsxB gene encoding electron transport complex subunit RsxB → MSTILIAIIALAVLAAVFGAILGFASIRFKVEADPIVDQIDTILPQTQCGQCGYPGCRPYAEAIANGDKINKCPPGGQATIEKLADLMGVEVEDSAHDLDNKVKTVAFIHEDMCIGCTKCIQACPVDAIVGGTKALHTVIKDECTGCDLCVAPCPTDCIEMIPVATTTENWKWQMNIIPVTDITNQATDATASEPKA